The following coding sequences lie in one Phycicoccus duodecadis genomic window:
- the map gene encoding type I methionyl aminopeptidase, protein MIEILSPAEVERGRRTGALVADILQDLRGRAVAGTDLFDIDRWAREMILDAGAVSCYVDYAPSFGRGPFGHYICTSVNDAVLHGLPHARRLVDGDLLSLDLAVSLHGVVADSAISFVVGGSPSPQDAALIAATERALAAGIAAAGPGAYLGDVSHAIGTTLTAAGYRVNTQFGGHGVGSTMHQDPHVANSGRPGRGYRLRPGLLLALEPWVMADTDRLVTDDDGWTLRSATGGRTAHSEHTVAITEDGVEVLTRPSPPRR, encoded by the coding sequence ATGATCGAGATCCTCAGCCCGGCCGAGGTCGAGCGCGGCCGGCGGACGGGTGCCCTCGTGGCCGACATCCTCCAGGACCTGCGGGGTCGGGCGGTCGCCGGCACCGACCTGTTCGACATCGACCGCTGGGCGCGGGAGATGATCCTGGATGCCGGCGCGGTGTCCTGCTACGTCGACTACGCGCCGTCGTTCGGGCGCGGGCCCTTCGGTCACTACATCTGCACCTCGGTCAACGACGCCGTGCTGCACGGGCTCCCCCACGCGCGCCGCCTGGTGGACGGTGACCTGCTGAGCCTCGACCTGGCCGTCTCGCTGCACGGCGTCGTCGCCGACTCGGCCATCAGCTTCGTCGTGGGCGGCTCACCGAGCCCGCAGGACGCCGCCCTCATCGCCGCCACCGAGCGGGCCCTCGCCGCGGGCATCGCGGCGGCGGGCCCCGGCGCGTACCTCGGCGACGTGTCGCACGCCATCGGGACGACGCTGACCGCGGCGGGGTACCGGGTCAACACCCAGTTCGGCGGCCACGGGGTCGGCTCGACGATGCACCAGGACCCGCACGTGGCCAACAGCGGCCGGCCCGGGCGCGGCTACCGGCTGCGGCCGGGGCTGCTGCTGGCGCTCGAGCCCTGGGTGATGGCCGACACCGACCGGCTCGTCACCGACGACGACGGCTGGACGCTGCGCAGCGCCACCGGCGGGCGCACCGCCCACAGTGAGCACACGGTCGCCATCACCGAGGACGGCGTCGAGGTCCTCACCCGGCCGAGCCCGCCTCGCCGCTGA
- a CDS encoding NAD-dependent epimerase/dehydratase family protein, protein MRMRMLVLGGTAWLGAAVAEEALRRGHEVTCLARGSAPAPARASFVAADRDLDDGLTAVAGTRWDVVVDVSRHPGQVRRAVRDLDTGHWVFVSTANVYATFGALEQTEDAPRRAPLGGDVLPDMESYGEAKVACEDAVFAAPATATVARSGLIGGPGDDSGRTGYWPWRFAHPVGERVVVPDDLDFPCALVDVRDLAAFLVSAAERRLDGVVNVTGPSVPLREVLDTAARVAAATAQPLPVAAERLRELGVGAWMGPASLPLWVDDPDWRGFATLDTTRARAAGLVTRPLEETLRDALAWEEGSRSSPRRAGLTDDEERRVLAALSGEAGSAG, encoded by the coding sequence ATGCGGATGCGGATGCTGGTGCTCGGCGGGACGGCGTGGCTGGGTGCGGCGGTGGCCGAGGAGGCCCTGCGCCGGGGGCACGAGGTCACCTGCCTCGCTCGCGGCTCGGCCCCGGCGCCGGCGCGCGCGAGCTTCGTCGCCGCCGACCGCGACCTCGACGACGGGCTGACCGCGGTGGCCGGCACGCGCTGGGACGTCGTCGTCGACGTGTCGCGGCACCCCGGCCAGGTACGTCGTGCGGTGCGTGACCTCGACACCGGCCACTGGGTGTTCGTCTCGACCGCCAACGTCTACGCCACCTTCGGCGCGCTCGAGCAGACCGAGGACGCCCCCCGCCGCGCCCCGCTCGGCGGCGACGTCCTGCCCGACATGGAGTCCTACGGCGAGGCCAAGGTCGCCTGCGAGGACGCCGTGTTCGCCGCCCCGGCGACCGCCACGGTGGCACGCTCGGGCCTCATCGGCGGCCCCGGCGACGACTCGGGCCGCACCGGCTACTGGCCCTGGCGTTTCGCCCATCCGGTGGGGGAGCGGGTCGTCGTCCCGGACGACCTCGACTTCCCGTGCGCCCTCGTCGACGTGCGCGACCTCGCCGCCTTCCTGGTCAGCGCGGCCGAGCGGCGCCTCGACGGGGTGGTCAACGTGACCGGGCCGAGCGTGCCGCTGCGCGAGGTGCTCGACACCGCCGCCCGCGTGGCCGCGGCGACGGCCCAGCCGCTGCCCGTCGCCGCCGAGCGGCTGCGCGAGCTCGGGGTCGGCGCCTGGATGGGCCCGGCGTCCCTGCCGCTGTGGGTCGACGATCCCGACTGGCGGGGCTTCGCCACCCTCGACACCACGCGGGCCCGGGCGGCGGGGCTCGTGACCCGTCCGCTCGAGGAGACCCTGCGTGACGCCCTCGCCTGGGAGGAGGGGAGCCGCAGCTCGCCGCGCCGCGCGGGGCTCACCGACGACGAGGAGCGCCGGGTCCTTGCCGCCCTCAGCGGCGAGGCGGGCTCGGCCGGGTGA
- a CDS encoding SDR family NAD(P)-dependent oxidoreductase, whose amino-acid sequence MTSYDLSGRTALVTGGAQGLGEGMAKALAAAGARVMVGDLQDSGADTAAALGEGHGFVRLDVTDESSWEAAVAATVERLGGLDILVNNAGIEITSLVTEVEVADIERMMRVNILGTTLGLKHGLRTMRPGGAAGRGGSIISVSSVAATIAFPGIAVYSATKSAVDRLTRVAATEAGKLGYGVRVNCIYPGLVPTAMGAGLANDVAELGLFASAEAAVGAVVDLTPAGRLGTVEDMADAVVFLASDASRFVTGIGLPVDGGMGM is encoded by the coding sequence ATGACGTCCTACGACCTGTCCGGGCGCACCGCCCTCGTCACCGGAGGAGCCCAGGGGCTCGGGGAGGGCATGGCCAAGGCCCTGGCCGCCGCGGGCGCCCGCGTGATGGTCGGGGACCTGCAGGACTCCGGGGCCGACACCGCCGCCGCGCTGGGCGAGGGCCACGGCTTCGTCCGCCTCGACGTCACCGACGAGTCCTCGTGGGAGGCCGCGGTGGCCGCCACCGTCGAGCGGCTGGGCGGCCTCGACATCCTGGTCAACAACGCCGGCATCGAGATCACCAGCCTCGTCACCGAGGTCGAGGTGGCCGACATCGAGCGGATGATGCGGGTGAACATCCTCGGCACGACCCTGGGGCTCAAGCACGGCCTGCGCACGATGCGCCCGGGCGGGGCCGCGGGCCGGGGCGGCAGCATCATCAGCGTCTCGTCGGTGGCGGCCACCATCGCCTTCCCCGGGATCGCGGTGTACTCGGCCACCAAGTCGGCCGTCGACCGGCTGACCCGCGTCGCGGCCACCGAGGCCGGCAAGCTCGGCTACGGCGTGCGCGTCAACTGCATCTACCCCGGGCTCGTCCCGACGGCGATGGGTGCGGGCCTGGCGAACGACGTGGCCGAGCTGGGGCTGTTCGCCTCGGCCGAGGCCGCGGTCGGCGCGGTCGTCGACCTCACGCCGGCCGGGCGGCTCGGGACGGTGGAGGACATGGCCGACGCGGTGGTCTTCCTCGCGTCCGACGCCTCGCGCTTCGTCACCGGTATCGGGCTCCCGGTCGACGGCGGCATGGGGATGTGA